One stretch of Streptomyces sp. NBC_01363 DNA includes these proteins:
- the lnt gene encoding apolipoprotein N-acyltransferase, with protein sequence MRFPAGRSGQWERVLRSGRWRSCLALLAGALPALAFPAPSLWWLAGVGLVPWLLLIRSAGTGRRAALDGWLGGTGYMLAVHHWLMPSLHVFIVVLAALLGLLWAPWGLLVFRMLGGPVSGHVAVTAVVVVPCGWLMIELARSWEALGGPWGLLGASQWQVAPALRVASVGGVWLVSFVVVAVNTAVALLFVSAAARVVAAVGIVVCALAVGAMARWAPQPEESGVARIAVVQPGVFTGAHGAERRLARSEQLTGSLAGRDLDLVVWGESSVGMDLAQHPDVTARIAALSRRVGADVLVNMDARQTGRSGRTGIFKSAVLVGPAGLTGDRYDKMRLVPFGEYIPARSVLGWATSVGRAAGEDRLRGTRQVTMSLPRAEGGHGLRIGPLICFESAFPDMSRRLTRDGAQLLVAQSSTSSFQHSWAPLQHASLGALRAAENGRPMVHATLTGVSTVYGPRGARVGAPLGTHTSGAAVFDVPLTTGTTLYVRLGDWPLQGAAAVLALFCALVGARAFVRHNRGKPVQAGR encoded by the coding sequence ATGCGATTTCCGGCCGGTCGGAGCGGGCAGTGGGAGCGGGTACTGCGGTCCGGCCGGTGGCGTAGCTGTCTCGCACTGCTCGCGGGTGCGCTGCCCGCACTCGCGTTCCCCGCGCCTTCGCTGTGGTGGCTCGCCGGTGTCGGCCTGGTTCCGTGGCTGCTCCTCATCCGGTCCGCCGGCACGGGACGCCGGGCGGCGCTGGACGGCTGGCTCGGCGGCACCGGCTACATGCTCGCGGTGCATCACTGGCTGATGCCGAGCCTCCATGTCTTCATCGTGGTCCTGGCGGCCCTGCTCGGTCTGCTGTGGGCTCCGTGGGGGCTGCTGGTCTTCCGGATGCTGGGCGGGCCGGTCTCCGGCCACGTGGCCGTCACCGCAGTCGTCGTGGTGCCCTGCGGCTGGCTGATGATCGAACTGGCCCGTTCCTGGGAGGCGCTCGGCGGTCCCTGGGGGCTGCTGGGCGCAAGCCAGTGGCAGGTGGCTCCCGCGCTCCGCGTGGCGTCCGTGGGCGGGGTGTGGCTGGTGAGCTTCGTGGTGGTGGCGGTGAATACCGCTGTCGCCCTGCTCTTCGTGAGCGCGGCCGCCCGCGTGGTGGCCGCGGTGGGCATCGTGGTGTGCGCCCTGGCCGTCGGGGCGATGGCGAGGTGGGCGCCGCAGCCCGAGGAGTCGGGGGTGGCCAGGATCGCCGTCGTACAGCCGGGCGTGTTCACGGGCGCCCACGGAGCCGAGCGCCGGCTCGCCCGTAGTGAGCAGCTGACCGGTTCGCTGGCGGGGCGCGATCTCGATCTGGTGGTGTGGGGCGAGAGCAGTGTGGGGATGGATCTCGCGCAGCACCCGGACGTCACCGCACGGATCGCCGCTCTCTCGCGCCGGGTGGGCGCGGATGTGCTGGTCAATATGGACGCCAGGCAGACCGGCCGATCGGGCCGGACGGGGATCTTCAAGTCGGCGGTGCTGGTGGGTCCGGCCGGGCTGACCGGGGACCGCTACGACAAGATGCGGCTGGTGCCGTTCGGCGAGTACATCCCGGCCCGGTCGGTGCTCGGCTGGGCCACGTCCGTGGGCCGGGCGGCGGGCGAGGACCGGTTGCGGGGCACCCGGCAGGTGACGATGTCCCTGCCCCGAGCCGAGGGCGGACACGGCCTGCGGATCGGGCCGCTGATCTGCTTCGAGTCCGCGTTCCCCGACATGAGCCGTCGGCTCACCCGGGACGGTGCGCAGTTGCTGGTCGCCCAGTCGTCCACCTCGTCGTTCCAGCACAGCTGGGCACCCTTGCAGCATGCCTCGCTCGGGGCGCTGCGGGCCGCCGAGAACGGCCGTCCGATGGTGCATGCCACGCTCACCGGCGTCAGTACGGTGTACGGGCCCCGAGGGGCGCGGGTCGGTGCTCCGCTCGGTACGCACACGAGCGGGGCCGCCGTGTTCGACGTACCGCTGACGACGGGCACCACGCTCTACGTGCGGCTGGGCGACTGGCCGCTTCAGGGGGCGGCGGCGGTGCTGGCCCTGTTCTGCGCCCTTGTAGGGGCCCGTGCGTTCGTGAGGCATAACCGGGGCAAGCCGGTCCAGGCGGGGAGGTGA
- a CDS encoding nuclear transport factor 2 family protein, whose translation MTQRVDLATVMDRLSIDAVITGYATAVDDGEWADYRALFTADGRADYRGAGGVEGPAHEVAQWLAGKMRLFPVRQHLIVNRRLDLQDLGGYPGDRAEVGADYLNPMRLASTAAGAGDAEVRDTAPNFVSGGRYAFTLSRTDGGWRIRTVTVHEKWRSAGNLFPAD comes from the coding sequence ATGACGCAGCGCGTGGATCTCGCGACCGTGATGGACCGGCTGTCCATCGATGCAGTGATCACCGGCTACGCGACGGCGGTGGACGACGGGGAATGGGCCGACTACCGGGCCCTGTTCACCGCGGACGGCCGAGCCGACTACCGCGGCGCCGGTGGTGTCGAAGGGCCGGCGCACGAGGTCGCCCAGTGGCTGGCGGGGAAGATGCGGCTCTTCCCCGTACGCCAGCATCTGATCGTCAACCGCCGGCTCGACCTCCAGGACCTGGGCGGCTACCCGGGCGACCGCGCCGAGGTGGGGGCCGACTACCTCAACCCGATGCGGCTGGCGAGCACCGCGGCCGGTGCGGGCGATGCGGAGGTACGGGACACCGCGCCGAACTTCGTCTCCGGCGGACGGTACGCGTTCACGCTGTCGCGTACGGACGGCGGCTGGCGGATCCGGACCGTGACCGTCCACGAGAAGTGGCGCAGCGCGGGAAACCTCTTCCCCGCGGACTGA
- a CDS encoding universal stress protein: protein MTSTDRPVIAAVDGSSHSLEALDWAAHEAVRRGLGLTIVHARTPDRRVGQDTQRREAEELLDRSVRRVSEIAPELHTSKLTPLDFPSAALTSLSREASLVVVGSRGLGGFRSLLLGSNSLATASMAECPVVVVHSGPSHEDPAEAAGTHPDIVAGVAADESSEAVLEFAFETAASRPGARLRIVHGWTMFSSILSGGPAFDRDAVADSAERTLAELTAGWREKYPQVEVVRDPVGGSASRTLVTASATAALTVIGRRRGGESLGLGLSPVAQTTLTHALGPVAVVPC from the coding sequence ATGACCAGCACCGACCGTCCCGTGATCGCCGCAGTCGACGGCTCGTCGCACAGCCTCGAAGCACTCGACTGGGCCGCGCACGAAGCCGTACGGCGGGGCCTCGGGCTGACGATCGTGCACGCCCGCACGCCCGACCGGCGCGTCGGACAGGACACGCAACGGCGCGAGGCGGAAGAGCTGCTCGACCGGTCCGTACGCAGGGTGTCCGAGATCGCTCCGGAGCTGCACACCTCGAAGCTGACACCGCTGGACTTCCCTTCGGCGGCGCTCACCTCGCTCAGCCGTGAGGCCTCGCTGGTGGTCGTCGGCTCGCGCGGTCTGGGCGGCTTCCGGTCCCTGCTGCTCGGCTCCAACAGCCTGGCGACCGCGTCGATGGCCGAATGCCCCGTCGTCGTGGTCCACAGCGGGCCGTCGCACGAGGACCCGGCGGAGGCGGCGGGAACACATCCCGACATCGTCGCGGGCGTGGCTGCCGACGAGAGCAGCGAAGCGGTTCTCGAGTTCGCCTTCGAGACCGCCGCATCCCGGCCCGGTGCGCGACTGCGGATCGTGCACGGCTGGACGATGTTCTCCTCGATCCTCTCCGGCGGCCCCGCCTTCGACCGGGACGCGGTGGCGGACTCGGCCGAACGGACCCTCGCGGAACTCACCGCCGGTTGGCGGGAGAAGTACCCGCAGGTCGAGGTCGTCAGGGACCCGGTCGGCGGCTCCGCCTCACGCACCCTGGTCACGGCGTCGGCGACCGCGGCGCTGACCGTGATCGGGCGTCGCCGGGGCGGCGAGTCCCTCGGGCTCGGGCTCTCCCCCGTCGCGCAGACCACGCTCACGCATGCGCTCGGCCCGGTTGCCGTGGTGCCCTGCTGA
- a CDS encoding LapA family protein, whose amino-acid sequence MAEKTSRSHGPPTLTVKGRNVRIRTIGALVLAGLAIWFIAANTGSVGIRLWIPTVTLPLWAVLAVTLVAGLALGGYLFRRRARR is encoded by the coding sequence ATGGCAGAGAAGACGTCCCGATCGCACGGCCCGCCGACCCTGACCGTCAAGGGCCGGAACGTACGCATCCGCACCATCGGGGCCCTGGTGCTGGCGGGGCTCGCGATCTGGTTCATCGCCGCGAACACCGGGTCGGTCGGCATCCGGCTGTGGATTCCCACCGTCACCCTGCCGCTCTGGGCGGTACTGGCCGTGACCCTGGTCGCCGGGCTGGCCCTGGGCGGATACCTGTTCCGCCGCCGCGCGAGGCGCTGA
- a CDS encoding undecaprenyl-diphosphate phosphatase gives MSWFESFVLGLVQGLTEFLPISSSAHLRLTAAFAGWHDPGAAFTAITQIGTEAAVLIYFRKDIVRIVSAWFRSLTDRSMRSDHDAQMGWLVIVGSIPIGVLGVTFKDQIEGPFRDLRLIATTLIVMGIVLGIADRLAARDEVGGKHRAGKERKTLKELGVKDGLIFGFCQAMALVPGVSRSGATISGGLLMGYTREAAARYSFLLAVPAVLASGVFELKDAGEGHVSWGPTIFATVIAFGVGYAVIAWFMKFITTKSFMPFVIYRVLLGVLLFALVAAGVLSPHAGESAG, from the coding sequence ATGAGCTGGTTCGAATCGTTCGTCCTGGGCCTCGTACAGGGACTGACCGAGTTCCTGCCGATCTCCTCCAGCGCGCATCTGCGGCTCACCGCAGCGTTCGCCGGCTGGCACGACCCGGGTGCGGCGTTCACCGCCATCACCCAGATCGGTACGGAGGCGGCAGTCCTCATCTACTTCCGCAAGGACATCGTCCGGATCGTCTCGGCCTGGTTCCGTTCGCTGACCGACCGGTCGATGCGCAGCGACCACGACGCCCAGATGGGCTGGCTGGTCATCGTGGGCTCCATCCCCATCGGCGTGCTCGGTGTGACCTTCAAGGACCAGATCGAGGGCCCGTTCCGCGATCTGCGGCTGATCGCCACCACGCTGATCGTGATGGGCATCGTCCTGGGCATCGCCGACCGTCTCGCCGCCCGCGACGAGGTGGGCGGGAAGCACCGGGCCGGCAAGGAGCGCAAGACGCTCAAGGAACTCGGGGTGAAGGACGGCCTGATCTTCGGTTTCTGCCAGGCGATGGCCCTGGTCCCGGGCGTCTCCCGCTCCGGGGCCACCATCAGCGGTGGTCTGTTGATGGGGTACACCCGCGAGGCCGCGGCCCGGTACTCCTTCCTGCTCGCGGTCCCGGCGGTGCTCGCCTCGGGTGTCTTCGAGCTGAAGGACGCGGGTGAGGGACATGTGTCGTGGGGACCGACGATCTTCGCGACCGTCATCGCGTTCGGCGTGGGGTACGCGGTCATCGCCTGGTTCATGAAGTTCATCACCACCAAGAGCTTCATGCCGTTCGTCATCTACCGCGTACTGCTCGGCGTGCTGCTGTTCGCGCTGGTGGCCGCGGGTGTGCTGAGCCCGCACGCCGGTGAGTCGGCGGGCTAG
- a CDS encoding TVP38/TMEM64 family protein — MLDPVPAARPATGLAVRCTRALLSPWSRFSLLVAVLLGAAATMLLLEPQRLLATGWPAQLSGGAVAVILFGAAYGVCTVAFVPRPLLNLAAGALFGTQAGLAAALAGTVLGAGISFGLGRVLGQDALRTLLRGRWLKAADGQLSRHGFRSMLALRLFPGVPFAAANYCAAVSRMGYPPFLAATGLGSIPNTAAYVVAGSEASSPTSPAFLAAMGFIVLTGLGAAVVAWRKRHRLTAG, encoded by the coding sequence ATGCTCGACCCCGTCCCCGCCGCCCGGCCCGCCACCGGCCTCGCCGTGCGCTGTACGAGGGCGCTGCTCTCGCCCTGGTCCCGGTTCTCGCTGCTCGTGGCCGTGCTGCTGGGCGCCGCGGCGACGATGCTCCTCCTCGAACCCCAGCGGCTGCTCGCCACCGGCTGGCCCGCCCAGCTCAGCGGTGGCGCCGTCGCGGTGATCCTGTTCGGTGCCGCGTACGGCGTGTGCACCGTGGCCTTCGTTCCGCGGCCACTGCTCAATCTCGCGGCCGGCGCGCTCTTCGGTACACAGGCGGGACTGGCCGCCGCACTGGCGGGGACGGTGCTCGGCGCGGGCATCTCGTTCGGGCTGGGCCGGGTGCTGGGTCAGGATGCGCTCCGGACGCTGCTGCGAGGGCGGTGGCTCAAGGCCGCGGACGGCCAGTTGAGCAGGCACGGGTTCCGCTCCATGCTGGCGCTTCGGCTGTTCCCGGGAGTGCCGTTCGCGGCGGCCAACTACTGCGCGGCGGTGTCACGCATGGGGTATCCGCCGTTCCTGGCCGCCACCGGGCTCGGCTCGATCCCGAACACCGCGGCGTATGTCGTCGCGGGCAGCGAGGCCTCGTCACCGACGTCTCCGGCGTTCCTGGCCGCGATGGGCTTCATCGTGCTGACGGGGCTGGGCGCGGCCGTCGTCGCCTGGCGCAAGCGCCACCGTCTGACCGCCGGGTGA
- the tuf gene encoding elongation factor Tu, with protein sequence MPKTAYVRTKPHLNIGTMGHVDHGKTTLTAAITKVLSDRGTGTFVPFDRIDRAPEETQRGITINIAHVEYETDTRHYAHVDMPGHADYIKNMVTGAAQLDGAILVVSALDGIMPQTAEHVLLARQVGVDHIVVALNKADAVDDGEDTVLTDLVELEVRELLSAHGYGGDSVPVVRVSGLKALEGDPRWTAAVEALLDAVDTYVPMPVRYIDAPFLLSVENVLTITGRGTVVTGAVERGTVRTGDRVSVLGPDPDIETVVTGLETFGKPMESAEAGDNVALLLRGVERDRVRRGHVVAAPGSVTPSRRFTAQVYVLSAREGGRTTPVATGYRPQFYIRTADVVGDVDLGEVAVARPGDTVDLTVELGRDVPLETGLGFAIREGGRTVGAGTVTGVL encoded by the coding sequence ATGCCCAAGACGGCATACGTGCGCACCAAGCCGCACCTCAACATCGGCACCATGGGCCACGTCGACCACGGGAAGACCACCCTGACCGCCGCCATCACCAAGGTCCTCAGCGACCGCGGGACCGGCACGTTCGTCCCGTTCGACCGGATCGACCGGGCGCCGGAGGAGACGCAGCGCGGTATCACCATCAACATCGCGCACGTCGAGTACGAGACCGACACCCGCCACTACGCCCATGTCGACATGCCGGGGCACGCCGACTACATCAAGAACATGGTCACCGGCGCCGCCCAGCTCGACGGGGCGATCCTGGTCGTCTCCGCGCTCGACGGGATCATGCCGCAGACCGCCGAGCACGTGCTGCTCGCCCGCCAGGTGGGTGTCGACCACATCGTCGTCGCTCTCAACAAGGCGGACGCCGTCGACGACGGCGAGGACACGGTGCTGACCGACCTGGTCGAGCTGGAGGTCCGTGAGCTGCTCTCCGCGCACGGCTACGGCGGTGACTCCGTTCCCGTCGTGCGGGTGTCGGGCCTCAAGGCCCTGGAGGGCGACCCGCGCTGGACCGCGGCCGTCGAGGCGCTGCTGGACGCCGTCGACACCTACGTACCGATGCCGGTCCGCTACATCGACGCGCCGTTCCTGCTGTCGGTGGAGAACGTCCTGACCATCACCGGCAGGGGCACCGTCGTCACTGGGGCCGTCGAGCGCGGCACCGTCCGTACCGGCGACCGGGTTTCGGTGCTCGGACCGGACCCGGACATCGAGACCGTCGTCACCGGCCTGGAGACCTTCGGGAAGCCGATGGAGTCCGCGGAGGCCGGTGACAACGTGGCCCTGCTGCTGCGCGGAGTGGAGCGCGACCGGGTCCGCCGCGGCCATGTGGTCGCGGCGCCGGGCAGTGTGACGCCGAGCCGGCGCTTCACCGCGCAGGTGTACGTCCTGTCGGCGCGGGAGGGCGGCCGGACGACGCCGGTCGCCACCGGCTACCGGCCGCAGTTCTACATCCGCACCGCGGACGTCGTCGGAGACGTCGATCTCGGTGAGGTGGCGGTGGCGCGTCCGGGCGACACGGTCGACCTGACCGTCGAGCTGGGACGTGACGTCCCGCTGGAGACCGGACTCGGCTTCGCGATCCGCGAGGGCGGCCGCACGGTCGGCGCCGGCACCGTCACCGGCGTCCTCTGA
- a CDS encoding patatin-like phospholipase family protein, whose product MTDTALVLGSGGVTGSAWETGILHGLASSGVDLSAADLIIGSSAGAMVGAQLASGLLGLPELYELQLADPQDITGGKLGMFTLLRYAGAVLSARTPEAYGRKLGRIAQDARLGVTAEERRAAITGRLLSPEWPGRPLIVTAVDATTGELHTFDKDSGVSLVDAVTASSAVPAVWPVARIDGRSWIDGGVHSTANAQLAAGYGRVVVIAPSASGNKAIASPGSQAAALAANGARVEVITPDAAAKKAFGRNPLDPNCRAAAARAGLAQSTAHTEAVAAVLNS is encoded by the coding sequence ATGACAGACACAGCGCTGGTCCTGGGTTCCGGCGGCGTCACCGGCAGTGCCTGGGAGACCGGAATCCTGCACGGGCTCGCGAGTTCGGGCGTGGACCTCTCCGCAGCGGATCTGATCATCGGCAGCTCCGCGGGAGCGATGGTCGGCGCACAGCTGGCCTCCGGGCTGCTCGGCCTTCCCGAACTCTACGAACTCCAGCTCGCCGATCCGCAGGACATCACGGGCGGCAAGCTCGGCATGTTCACCCTGCTGCGCTACGCGGGCGCCGTACTTTCCGCCCGGACCCCCGAGGCGTACGGCCGGAAGCTGGGCAGGATCGCGCAGGACGCCCGGCTCGGCGTCACCGCGGAGGAACGGCGCGCGGCGATCACGGGCCGTCTGCTGTCGCCCGAGTGGCCGGGGCGTCCGCTGATCGTCACCGCCGTCGACGCCACGACCGGCGAACTGCACACATTCGACAAGGACAGTGGGGTGTCCCTCGTCGACGCCGTCACCGCGAGCTCCGCGGTCCCCGCCGTGTGGCCCGTCGCCCGCATCGACGGGCGGTCCTGGATCGACGGCGGGGTGCACTCCACGGCCAACGCCCAGCTCGCCGCCGGTTACGGACGCGTCGTCGTCATCGCCCCGTCGGCCAGTGGCAACAAGGCCATCGCCTCCCCGGGTTCGCAGGCGGCCGCGCTCGCCGCGAACGGAGCCCGGGTCGAGGTCATCACCCCGGACGCGGCGGCGAAGAAGGCCTTTGGCCGCAACCCGCTCGACCCGAACTGCCGCGCCGCGGCCGCCCGCGCCGGGCTCGCCCAGTCGACGGCACACACCGAAGCCGTGGCCGCGGTCCTGAACAGCTGA
- a CDS encoding spermidine synthase: MNDSIPVIRDVDQGTARLLPDVDRDRAWLLTVDGAPQSYVDLDAPDHLEFEYARRLAHVIDCAAASGAPLDVLHLGGGALTLPRYVAAARPGSRQDVAEADLGLLELVAEQLPVPDGSGITVHGTDARSRLEQTAPGSLDILIADVFGGSRVPAHLTTVEYAQAARRSLRDRGIYAANFADGAPFGFLRSQLATFADVFEKLALIAEPAVLRGRRFGNLVLVASPSPIDTAMLTRRCAADAFPARVEHGAALDRLTGAAGPVRDGAAVASPEPPDGAFSIG; this comes from the coding sequence GTGAACGACTCGATACCGGTCATCCGGGACGTGGACCAGGGCACCGCCAGGCTTCTTCCCGACGTGGACCGGGACAGGGCCTGGCTGCTCACCGTCGACGGCGCGCCCCAGTCCTACGTCGACCTCGACGCGCCGGACCATCTCGAATTCGAGTACGCGCGACGGCTCGCGCATGTCATCGACTGCGCGGCGGCATCGGGCGCACCGCTGGACGTACTCCACCTCGGCGGCGGTGCGCTCACCCTGCCCCGCTATGTCGCCGCAGCCAGGCCCGGCTCCCGCCAGGACGTCGCCGAGGCCGACCTCGGGCTCCTCGAACTGGTCGCCGAGCAGCTGCCGGTCCCCGACGGCAGCGGGATCACCGTGCACGGCACGGACGCCCGCAGCCGGCTGGAACAGACCGCGCCCGGCTCCCTCGACATCCTGATCGCGGACGTCTTCGGCGGCTCGCGGGTGCCCGCCCACCTCACCACCGTGGAGTACGCGCAGGCGGCCCGCCGGTCGCTGCGGGACCGCGGAATCTACGCCGCCAACTTCGCGGACGGTGCGCCCTTCGGCTTCCTCCGCTCCCAACTGGCCACCTTCGCGGACGTCTTCGAGAAACTCGCGCTGATCGCCGAACCCGCGGTGCTGCGCGGCCGGCGCTTCGGCAACCTCGTCCTCGTCGCCTCCCCGAGCCCCATCGACACCGCGATGCTGACCCGCCGCTGCGCCGCCGACGCCTTCCCGGCCAGGGTCGAGCACGGTGCCGCGCTGGACCGGCTCACCGGTGCCGCCGGGCCGGTCAGGGACGGTGCGGCGGTCGCGTCACCCGAGCCGCCCGACGGGGCCTTCAGTATCGGATGA
- a CDS encoding MFS transporter, translated as MTVASAPEYRPLRPGRNYRLLTAAAIITGLGTHGALIAAAFAVLEAGGDGGDVGLVAAARTAPLVLFLLVGGAIADRLPRHRVMVAANALNCLSQAAFAWLVLAGDPKLWQMMLLTALCGTGQAFFNPAAEGMLMSSVSREQASRAFALFRMAMQGATIGGAALGGAMIAAMDPGWVLAVDAAAFAVAGALRAFLDVSHIPPRAPGGGLLADMRDGWQEFVGRPWLWSIVAQFSVVVAAVGAAESVYGPLVARDELGGARPWGFALAAFGAGTLGGALLMLRWKPQRLLLAGTLCVFPLALPAAGLAVPLPVGALCVVMFVSGAAIEVFGVSWMTAMHQEIPEEKLSRVSAYDWFGSVAMMPVATALAGPVESLVGRSEALWGCAALIVLVTGAVLFVPEVRGLTRAPATTAVAKDRGLASSDTEGPVGRLG; from the coding sequence GTGACTGTCGCCTCCGCCCCCGAGTACCGTCCGCTGCGTCCCGGCCGCAACTACCGTCTGCTGACCGCCGCCGCGATCATCACGGGCCTGGGTACCCATGGCGCGCTGATCGCGGCGGCGTTCGCCGTGCTGGAGGCGGGCGGTGACGGCGGCGACGTCGGTCTGGTGGCCGCCGCCAGGACCGCGCCCCTGGTGCTCTTCCTGCTGGTCGGGGGCGCGATCGCGGACCGGCTGCCGCGCCACCGGGTGATGGTCGCGGCGAACGCCCTCAACTGCCTCTCGCAGGCCGCGTTCGCCTGGCTGGTCCTGGCCGGCGATCCGAAGCTGTGGCAGATGATGCTGCTCACCGCGTTGTGCGGCACCGGGCAGGCGTTCTTCAACCCGGCAGCCGAGGGCATGCTGATGTCCAGCGTCAGCCGTGAGCAGGCGAGTCGCGCCTTCGCGCTGTTCCGGATGGCCATGCAGGGCGCGACGATCGGCGGTGCGGCACTCGGCGGCGCCATGATCGCGGCAATGGATCCGGGCTGGGTGCTGGCCGTCGATGCCGCCGCCTTCGCGGTGGCGGGTGCGCTGCGCGCGTTCCTGGACGTCAGCCACATCCCCCCGCGCGCGCCGGGCGGCGGTCTGCTCGCCGATATGCGGGACGGCTGGCAGGAGTTCGTCGGCCGCCCCTGGCTGTGGAGCATCGTCGCGCAGTTCTCGGTGGTGGTCGCCGCGGTGGGTGCGGCCGAGTCGGTGTACGGTCCGCTGGTCGCCAGGGACGAGCTCGGTGGCGCCCGCCCCTGGGGATTCGCGCTCGCCGCGTTCGGGGCCGGCACCTTGGGCGGGGCGCTGCTGATGCTGCGCTGGAAGCCCCAACGGCTGTTGCTCGCCGGAACGCTCTGCGTCTTCCCGCTGGCGCTGCCGGCGGCGGGCCTCGCGGTGCCGCTGCCGGTGGGCGCGCTCTGCGTGGTGATGTTCGTCAGCGGGGCGGCCATCGAGGTGTTCGGGGTCTCGTGGATGACGGCCATGCATCAGGAGATCCCGGAGGAGAAGCTCTCGCGGGTCTCGGCGTACGACTGGTTCGGCTCGGTGGCGATGATGCCGGTGGCCACCGCGCTCGCCGGTCCGGTGGAGTCACTGGTCGGGCGGAGCGAGGCCCTGTGGGGCTGTGCGGCGCTGATCGTGCTGGTCACCGGGGCCGTGTTGTTCGTTCCGGAGGTACGCGGTCTGACCCGGGCCCCCGCCACCACCGCGGTGGCGAAGGACCGGGGCCTGGCGTCATCCGATACTGAAGGCCCCGTCGGGCGGCTCGGGTGA
- a CDS encoding DUF4442 domain-containing protein — MTVGEMLVATVPMARTLNLEFLETTAERAVVRLPDQAEYHNHIGGPHAGAMFTLAESASGAIVIAAFGDQMSRAVPLAVKAEIGYKKLAKGVVTATATLGRPVADVIAQLDAGERPEFPVAIEIHRADGAVTGEMTVVWTLRPHA, encoded by the coding sequence ATGACCGTCGGCGAGATGCTCGTCGCGACGGTTCCGATGGCCCGGACCCTCAACCTCGAGTTCCTGGAGACGACCGCCGAGCGCGCGGTGGTCCGCCTGCCGGACCAGGCCGAGTACCACAACCACATCGGCGGACCGCACGCCGGAGCGATGTTCACGCTGGCGGAATCGGCGAGCGGGGCGATCGTCATCGCCGCCTTCGGCGACCAGATGTCGCGCGCCGTGCCGCTGGCGGTGAAGGCGGAGATCGGTTACAAGAAGCTGGCCAAGGGCGTCGTCACGGCGACGGCGACCCTCGGCCGCCCGGTGGCCGATGTCATCGCCCAACTCGACGCGGGCGAACGGCCGGAGTTCCCCGTGGCCATCGAGATCCACCGCGCGGACGGCGCGGTGACCGGTGAGATGACGGTCGTCTGGACGCTGCGTCCCCACGCCTGA
- a CDS encoding DedA family protein, whose amino-acid sequence MHIQEWLETIPAVSVYALVGVVIGLESLGIPLPGEIVLISAALLAAGHDGVNPWILGACASAGAVIGDSIGYAIGRKGGRPLLARLGRKFPKHFGESQIGLAERSFQKWGMWAVFFGRFVALLRIFAGPLAGVLHMPYWKFLIANVLGGIVWAGGTTAVIYSVGVVAEAWLKRFSYLGLVVAVLIGITSMLIVKNRAKKAAERASAASAPGSAAVPAAD is encoded by the coding sequence TTGCACATCCAGGAATGGCTGGAGACCATCCCCGCGGTCAGCGTCTACGCCCTGGTGGGCGTGGTCATCGGGCTGGAGAGCCTCGGCATTCCACTGCCGGGCGAGATCGTACTGATCAGCGCGGCGCTGCTGGCTGCCGGGCACGACGGAGTGAACCCGTGGATCCTCGGCGCCTGCGCCTCGGCCGGCGCGGTCATCGGTGACTCGATCGGATACGCCATCGGCCGCAAGGGCGGCCGGCCGCTGCTGGCCCGGCTGGGCAGGAAGTTCCCCAAGCACTTCGGCGAGAGCCAGATCGGGCTGGCGGAGCGCTCGTTCCAGAAGTGGGGCATGTGGGCAGTGTTCTTCGGCCGCTTCGTGGCGCTGTTGAGGATCTTCGCGGGTCCGCTGGCGGGCGTACTGCACATGCCGTACTGGAAGTTCCTGATCGCCAACGTGCTCGGTGGCATCGTCTGGGCGGGCGGCACGACGGCCGTCATCTACTCGGTGGGAGTCGTCGCCGAGGCCTGGCTCAAGCGGTTCTCGTATCTCGGCCTCGTGGTCGCGGTGCTGATCGGCATCACCTCGATGCTGATCGTGAAGAACCGGGCCAAGAAGGCGGCGGAGCGGGCGTCGGCCGCCTCTGCGCCCGGCTCGGCAGCGGTACCGGCCGCGGACTGA